Proteins from a genomic interval of Leifsonia shinshuensis:
- a CDS encoding alpha/beta hydrolase — MFDALLSIDVLDGPIPFTVFGLASALVVVLLARRPSLGWLRRLGLAVACGLLAAVVTWLVCVRWLNLFGESLGMGNYLWVAAAFCGLALCVVSIGRTPRWRTAVAIVGIPVFLVAATLGINLNYGLDRTLGNLMAITVPNPITVRPPIQQSAGYDDALWKHWKAPAGMPLRGKTGTVTIPATISGFKAREAGVYLPPAALVPKPPALPLVIMMMGQPGNPDPEPIAEVLNGLAARHNGLAPVVVVADQLGSPWHDTLCRDTSIFGKAETYITQDVSSWALKTLPVTHDHRFWTVAGYSNGGLCGLSFGLDHPELYSNILDISGEEYPGAEHPAATLSIVFHGDQAAYDQAKPFNKMIRGSFPGSMIFTACRDDPAFHHVAELALRTAQRAGIASTFVDIPTGGHGIGALMGGLNGGLPLLYTALGLQKPG; from the coding sequence ATGTTTGACGCCCTCCTCTCCATCGACGTGCTCGACGGGCCCATCCCCTTCACGGTGTTCGGTCTCGCGAGCGCGCTCGTCGTCGTGCTCCTGGCGCGCCGCCCCTCGCTCGGCTGGCTGCGCCGGCTCGGCCTCGCCGTCGCCTGCGGGCTGCTCGCCGCGGTGGTCACCTGGCTGGTCTGCGTGCGCTGGCTCAACCTGTTCGGGGAGTCCCTCGGGATGGGCAACTACCTCTGGGTGGCCGCCGCGTTCTGCGGGCTCGCCCTGTGCGTGGTCAGCATCGGGCGGACGCCGCGCTGGCGGACCGCCGTGGCGATCGTCGGAATCCCGGTCTTCCTGGTGGCCGCGACGCTCGGCATCAACCTGAACTACGGCCTGGACCGCACGCTCGGCAACCTGATGGCGATCACGGTGCCCAACCCGATCACCGTGCGGCCGCCGATCCAGCAGAGCGCCGGGTACGACGACGCGCTCTGGAAGCACTGGAAGGCGCCGGCGGGCATGCCGCTGCGCGGGAAGACCGGAACGGTCACCATCCCCGCGACGATCAGCGGCTTCAAGGCCCGGGAGGCCGGCGTCTACCTGCCGCCGGCGGCGCTCGTGCCGAAGCCCCCTGCGCTCCCCCTCGTCATCATGATGATGGGACAGCCGGGCAATCCCGACCCGGAGCCGATCGCCGAGGTGCTGAACGGCCTCGCCGCCCGGCACAACGGCCTCGCCCCCGTCGTGGTGGTGGCCGACCAGCTCGGCAGCCCGTGGCACGACACGCTCTGCCGTGACACGTCGATCTTCGGCAAGGCGGAGACCTACATCACGCAAGACGTCAGCTCGTGGGCGCTCAAGACCCTGCCGGTCACGCACGACCACCGGTTCTGGACGGTCGCGGGATACTCCAACGGCGGACTCTGCGGGCTGTCGTTCGGGCTCGACCACCCCGAGCTGTACTCGAACATCCTCGACATCTCGGGCGAGGAGTACCCGGGCGCCGAGCATCCGGCGGCGACGCTGAGCATCGTCTTCCACGGCGACCAGGCCGCGTACGACCAGGCGAAGCCGTTCAACAAGATGATCCGGGGCTCGTTCCCCGGCTCGATGATCTTCACGGCGTGCCGCGACGACCCCGCCTTCCACCACGTGGCCGAGCTCGCCCTGCGCACCGCCCAGCGCGCCGGGATCGCCAGCACGTTCGTCGACATCCCGACCGGCGGCCACGGCATCGGTGCGCTGATGGGCGGCCTCAACGGCGGCCTCCCGCTGCTGTACACGGCGCTGGGGCTGCAGAAGCCCGGCTAG
- a CDS encoding zinc-binding dehydrogenase, which yields MPRFVQLEEFGSRDFLHLVERERPWPGPGQVLVRVMAAGLNPMDYKAYRSEQAAARMGVTLPSGMGQDFAGFVEERGEGAQRFGLGQAVLGTAPFAALADFVVVPEDGQIIEKPDPLTFEVAGSLGVVGRTAMATAASLDLGESDTVLVSAAAGGVGVLAAQLAIRCGATVVGTASEENHEFLETLGIIPVAYGDGLADRVREVLDDGARVTAVLDNHGPDTIDAAIELGVPPERINTIAAFGPAARGARTVGGRTAGNAELAELADLLARNELMLPIDSIFPIERTADAYGRLEAGHVRGKIVIVTD from the coding sequence GTGCCCAGATTCGTCCAGCTCGAGGAGTTCGGCTCGCGGGACTTCCTCCACCTCGTCGAGCGGGAGCGGCCGTGGCCGGGGCCAGGGCAGGTGCTGGTCCGGGTGATGGCCGCCGGCCTCAACCCGATGGACTACAAGGCCTACCGGAGCGAGCAGGCCGCCGCGCGGATGGGCGTGACGCTGCCGAGCGGGATGGGCCAAGACTTCGCCGGCTTCGTCGAGGAGCGCGGCGAGGGCGCGCAGCGCTTCGGGCTCGGCCAGGCCGTGCTCGGCACGGCCCCGTTCGCGGCGCTCGCGGACTTCGTGGTCGTGCCGGAGGACGGCCAGATCATCGAGAAGCCGGATCCGCTCACGTTCGAGGTGGCCGGCTCGCTCGGCGTGGTCGGCCGCACCGCGATGGCGACCGCGGCCTCCCTCGACCTCGGCGAGAGCGACACCGTGCTGGTGAGCGCGGCGGCGGGCGGCGTCGGCGTGCTCGCCGCGCAGCTGGCGATCCGCTGCGGCGCCACGGTCGTCGGCACGGCGAGCGAGGAGAACCACGAGTTCCTGGAGACGCTGGGGATCATCCCGGTCGCCTACGGGGACGGTCTGGCGGACCGGGTGCGGGAGGTCCTGGACGACGGAGCGCGGGTGACGGCGGTCCTCGACAACCACGGACCGGACACCATCGACGCCGCGATCGAGCTCGGCGTGCCGCCGGAGCGGATCAACACGATCGCCGCGTTCGGCCCGGCCGCCCGCGGTGCGCGGACGGTCGGCGGACGCACGGCGGGCAACGCCGAGCTGGCGGAGCTCGCCGACCTGCTGGCGCGGAACGAGCTCATGTTGCCGATCGACTCGATCTTCCCGATCGAGCGTACGGCCGACGCCTACGGCCGGCTGGAGGCCGGGCACGTGCGCGGCAAGATCGTGATCGTCACCGACTGA